The window CCAGATGCCGTTCTTCCTCTGGTATTTCAGAAGTCTCCAGTCTGGCACGCGCCGGTCGTGCCAGTTCCAACCAGCGAGCAATGTGTGGTTCGCGCGCCATATCGATATCTTCATCCAGGGCCTTGATGCCTCCGCACTCGGTATGCCCGCATATCACGATGTGTGGAACGCCAAGGTGCAGAACTGCATATTCGATCACTGCGCCTACGGCATCGCCAGTCGTACCAAAAGGTGGCACCACGTTGGCTATGTTTCGCATCACAAACAACTCCCCCGCCTCAGCTCCGGTAATCTGTTCCGGAATAATCCGCGAGTCGGAGCAACCTATCCAGAGCACCTTGGGATTCTGGCCTTCTTCAGCTAACCGAACAAACACATCTTGCTCAGCTGCAAATTTCTCCTTGAATCGATGATAACCGGATAATACTTTGTCAATAGGCATAGTTTCCCCCATAATTTATTTTGACCGGGAGCGCATCCCGCAAGCCCCGCCTTGTAGGCGGGGTCAAGGGGCGCAATATAATTAAATTATTCCTTGCCGGGAAGCCCCGCCCTGTGGGCGGGGAGCTTCACAAGTTCGTAAAAAGTCTTTTTTTGTCACCCTGAATTTATTTCAGGGTCTCTAACTTACTGAAATGATTAGATGCTGAAACAAGTGAGATCCTGAAACAAGTTCAGGATGACAAATGGTGCAGTTTATGACTTTTCACGAGACCATCAAATCATATATTGCCCTAATTGCAATAGGCATCAATAGCATAAATTGCATTGATAATAACTTTTGAATTCGTTTTGATAACGAACTCGCTCAATCCTTGTTCTGAATCAGGGTTTCCCCAGTCATACGTGTAACCAAGCTGTGTCCATGGATATGCATCGTGCCTTGGGTTTTCACTTTGGAAATACTGTGCAGCCCGCAGTTCATTGAACCACTTGCGATACCATGACTCGGTGTTATCAGGGAGGATAAGGCCGGCAGTGGTATCATCAATTTCATTGTCAGCGGCTGGTCGAAAAAGGTGTTCGGGGTTGACCCAGAATTCTACAAATGCGACGACTTTAGCATTGGGAGCAAGCCCGATAAGCTGGCGCAATCGCATTGTCAGATCATTTCCGGCAAAATCATATTTCCTGCATAGTTTTTGTATCTCAGGAACAGCGGTAACCCAGATATAATAATCCATAGTGTTGTATCGTTTGCCGACGCTGTCCTTGTAATAGGAAATATCCCCGACGAGAGAGATCATAAGGACATGAGGAATACCGTCAAAAACCTTCCATGCCAATTTCGGGTTGTCCTGGACTATAGGTGTTAGATTGTCGACAATTTCACCGGGCTCCGGATTGATGGCATCTTTGATAGCATCATTATAAGCCTTTGGCCAAACTGTGACTGATTCGCGAGAACTTCGAATCTTTGCCTGGCCTGAAATGCTCACACAGGAGGTGAGCAGAAAGAGGAGAACTAAACAGAATGAAAGTACGCGGCACTTTTTTCTTATTAGTGAAGGATTGGAATAACCGCAATGTGCCTTATTTTTTTGCCCATGGCAATTCTTTGCTCGGACCATAAGTATGTTCGTCTTCTACATGAAAGTTACGTTTTGAATGTTATAAGCTACGTGGCTGTTTCGGTTTTCTCTAATTTATACTGATGGTACAGCAGTATAAATCCTATTATAGGCAATAAAATGTCAGTCCAGAAGATGATACCCGCATTTCCTGGAGAAAAGTTATGGGCTTTAACCATTTGGTAGACGTGTCCTCCGGCAGCACCCCAGAGGAAAAAGGCCGGTGCAGTTACCGCAGCGGCCCGGAAACCAAGTCCGGCTCGAAATGCGATTAACCCCACGACTCCAAATCCCAAACTAGCAAAACCAACTTCATACTGAAAAGGACTGTTTCCCCAGCCGATGAACGCAGCCGACATTTCAGCAAAGAAGACATGGCAAACAAAATTATAGATATGACCAATCCCAATGCTAAAGAGAAGAAAATAAGAGAAAATGGCCTCAACGATGATTTTTTTATGCAGTGGTTTTGTGTTTTTTACCAGTGAAACAAGGGAACAGAGCAGGCCAATTACCAGGAATGTGAGTGTGAAATTACGAAGAGCAAACTCGACAAGACTATCAATCATAGAAAGCTCCTTTAGTTTATATTAAAACTGAACATCTTCTGTAATCACCAGATGGCGAGGAATATCGTTCCGGTGGAGCACATTCCTGGACATTTCTGCGGTTCGTAGTTTGAGTAAGTAAGTTACTTATCTGGAAATAGTAGAAGAGACAATTAAAGCCCCGATTACTGCGCCGATAATAATCCCTGTCCAGGGATTCGAAGTCATGGCTCAGGTGCTTCCGGAGCACTTGCCGGCATATCCTATGATACCGCCAATCACGGCACCTGCAATTCCTCCGATGATGTATCTGGTTATCATCATAATTCCCTCTTGGCGATTAGTCGATTAGATAGTAGAATTCCAAAATCTTCGGAAGCAAATTTCTGTCATTCGGAATCATTGTTACCATTTCATCTTTTACCCATTTATAATTCCGGAACGCCCGATGGAATAAGACAGACAACGATTAGCAAATCCTTCCCTGAATTTCTTATTTGATGTTCTTCACCTTCCGGCATAAAGATGACAGTGCCACGTTGTACCTTTTTCCATTGGTCATTGGTGAGTATTTCGCCTTCCCCGGAGTGAACAAACATTTCATGCTCCCATTCGTGGGAATGCGCTGGCGTATGTCCTCCAGGGGAGATCTCAAAAACACGCATACAGAAATTTTTCGCGCCATCATTCTTTCCGATGGCGACGCGCGCAGTGACACCTTTCATTTTATCGTTGTCAAAATAGGTTGATTCAACTTCGGTATATGGCATTACTTTCATGACATCCTCCAAAAATAATTTTTCATCTGCCGTGAAGCTCGGTGCCGCTGACAAGCAGAAGAATAAAAATTCCATTGAGAGCACAATTACGAGGCGATTCGAGGAGGCCTATTCTTCGCTAATGATTACTTTCTCCATCTTATCGCCCTCCTGGATTGTATCTACAGCCTCTAAGCCCTGTATTACTTTCCCAAAGACTGTATGCCCCCCATTCAAATGTGGCTGAGGCGAATGTGTTATAAAAAATTGACTGCCATTCGTGTTCGGACCGGAATTTGCCATAGAGATCACACCTCGCTCATGGATAAGGGGATTGCCCTTTACCTCATCTCCAAATTGATAACCCGGGCCGCCACGGCCGGTTCCCGTCGGGTCACCTCCCTGGATAACAAAATTACTGATCACCCGATGGAAGGACACTCCATTATAAAACCCCTCCCTGGATAAGAACACAAAATTATTTACTGTTTTGGGTGCATGTTCAGGATAGAGCTCCAGTTCGATAATCCCTTTGCTGGTCTCGATTTGTGCTTTGTATTTCTTCTCTTGATCTATTTACATCTCCGGCGGACTGCTCCATTTCATATCAGACATATTCGATTCCTCCATTCCATTTGTAGTAGTTTTCATGATTCCGCTTAAGATAGCAAATCTTATTAGCAGTTGCAACCCCACGCAACGGCTCACAGGTCTCCAGAAATCAGCGATAACAGAAAGTCCGAAGTGCGCAGAAGCATCATACTGTGGGTCTGTTAGTGGCCATGTGGCGGCCGCCGTCAACGTTTAGCAGTGTGCCGGTAATCCAGGAGCTCTGTTCGGATGCAAAGAAAAGGGCGGCGTCTGCGATGTCGTCGGGTTTTCCATTTCTCCCCATCGGATGCAGAGAGCGGAACGTGTCCCAGAACTCCTGAACGTTCTCATTGCCCACGGCAGGAGCGGCCAATTCTGTATCTTCGACAAGTGCCGGAAGAATACAGTTAACCCGGATGTTATCCAGCGCATTCTCCATCGCGGCTGTCTGCGATATTACCTGCAGTGCCGCCTTGGACGCACAGTAGATGCCCGCAGCCGGAAACGCCTTGATTCCGGCGATTGAGGAGATATTGATAATGGAGCCGCCTCCCGCCTTTTTCATGTAGGGCAAGACATGGACTATAAGCCGCCACGGCCCCCATGTGTTAGTTTTCATCATCAGGTCCCAGTCGGACATCGGTGTTTCACCGAGCTTTCCGAACCGCATAACCCCGGCATTATTTACGAGAATATCGATCCTGCCCGTTTTTTCGGCGGCAACAGAAAGCAGGCGTTTGATATCCTCTTCAACCGTCATGTCGGCCGGGACGCTCAGAATGCGTTCGCCGTGGGGCGAGATCGCCTTCGAACTCTCAACTAATTTGTCGTTACGCCTGCCCGCAATCGCTACGAACGCACCCTCATCGTGGAAACGTTTTGCTATGGCGCGGCCGATTCCCGTGCCGCCCCCTGTAATAACCGCTGTTTTATTATCAAGTTGTCCCATTTTACCCTCCTCATCTAAGGTCGAGTGTGGCGAGTATTTCGAGCCACTTATCATATACCGTTATTAAATAGTCGAATCGGGTCCGCTCGGAGATTCGGAAGAGGCATTATTGAAGCTCCCCGACTGTTAAGGAAATTTGTTGATTTTATTCGCTCGCTAACCCCGCCGCAAGCAGCGGGGAACGAAGTAATTCGAAGAATAATGCACTCGCTGTTCAGCTCAATTCGTCGGGAAGAGACGTATATGAGCTGGATAAAGCGGTATATATTTTTATAAGAAACGACAGCCGCAGTATATGGAACAAAAAGAAATTCCACAATATCTTTCTTACCTTGTTGGATTATCTATCCTTTCCTCAAATTATTCATTGATTACATTTTAACCTTCATGTTATATTTTTGAGCATAATGGCGCAGACTCCGATGATAAAGAGAAAGAAGACACGACCCATATACGTTGGCGATGTCCAGGTGGGCGGTGATGCACCCATTGTTGTTCAGTCAATGACGTGTACCGATACCAGGGATGTCAAGGCAACCGTTGACCAGATCAGAAGGCTTGAGGATGCTGGCTGTGAAATAATACGGGTGGCCGTCCCCGACAGGGAGGCGGCCGAGGCTCTGGCGGATATCAGAAAAGCTATGAGTGTTCCCCTGATAGCGGACATTCATTTCAATCACCTGCTTGCTCTGGAAGCGATTAAAAACGGGGTTGACGGAATCAGGATAAATCCCGGTAATATCAGCAAGGATAAAATAAAAGAAGTCATCTCAGAAGCCGGTAAGAGAGATATAGTGATCCGCATAGGTATCAATGCGGGGTCTCTTGAGAAAGAAGTACTGTCAAAATATGGCGGTCCGACATCTGAAGCCCTGGTGGAAAGCGCCCTCAATAATATCGCTCTCTTTGAGGAGATAGGTTTTACTTCCATCAAGGTATCATTGAAGTCATCGGACGTTCCCACAATGGTGGAGTCCTATCGTTTGATATCGGAAAAGACAGATTATCCTCTACATCTCGGTGTGACTGAGGCGGGGAGTATCGTCAATTCCAGTGTCAAATCATCCATAGGTATCGGGCTCCTTTTATATGAAGGAATTGGAGATACCATCAGGGTTTCTATAACCGGTGATCCTGTAGCCGAGGTGGACGTTGCCTATAAGATACTCAGGGCATTGAATATCAGAAGGGTAGGGCCGGACATTATATCCTGTCCGACCTGCGGGCGTTGCGAGATTGATCTTTTCAGGCTGGTTGAAGAGGTGGAAGAGAAACTGGCCGGCATGAAGGAGTATCTGAAGATCGCCATCATGGGGTGTGTGGTTAATGGGCCCGGGGAGGCGGCTGAAGCCGACATAGGTATTGCCGGTGGTCGTGGTTTTGGCATGCTTTTTAAAAAGGGCGAGGCAGTAAGGAAGATAAGAGAAGAAGAATTTGTTGATGTATTACTCGATGAGATAAAGAGTGAAGTTTTAAAGCGGGGCTAAAGCCCTGCACCACGTCTATTTTGACAGGTTCGTAAAAAGTTTTGTCACCCTGAATTCATTTCAGGGTCTCAATCATTGGAATAATTAGATCCTGAGACAAGTGAGATCCTGAAACAAGTTCAGGATGACAAAGAATCGGTTTCATGACTTTTTACGAGACCATCTATTTTTCAGTTGAAGGAGAAGCGATGCGTTATTCTGAGATGTTCTTGCCGACGGAAAGGGAAATACCTTCCGATGCAGAGGTTGTCAGTCATAGGCTCATGTTACGGTCTGGAATGATAAGAAAGTTGACCAGCGGAATTTATTCTTATCTTCCTCTGGGGTACAGGGTAATCAGAAAGGTGGAGCAGATTGTACGGGAAGAGATGAACAGATTTGGCGCGCAGGAGGTGTTTCTTCCTGCCGTCCAGCCGGCTGAACTCTGGCAGGAATCCGGCCGCTGGCAGCAGTATGGCAAAGAACTTTTACGGTTCAAGGATCGCAATGACAGAGAATTCTGTATCGGTCCGACCCATGAGGAGGTAATAACCGATCTTGTGCGCAATGAGCTAAAGACCTACCGCCAGCTTCCCAAAAATCTCTATCAGATACAGACAAAATTTCGTGATGAGATAAGGCCGAGGTTCGGGGTCATGCGGTGCCGGGAATTTAGTATGAAGGATGCCTACAGCTTCGATGCGGATGAAGAAGGCGCCGAGATAAGTTATAATAAAATGTTTGAAGCCTACAGCAGAATTTTCAGCCGATGCGGTCTTGAATTCAGGGCGGTGGAAGCGGATACCGGAAACATAGGGGGCAGTTTTTCTCATGAATTTATGGTGCTTGCCGATTCGGGAGAGGATGGCCTGGTTTTTTGCAGTTTCTGTACCTATGCGGCAAATATGGAGAAAGCTGAAGTCGCCATGCCGGAGAAAGCGGCAGTTGAAAAATCAGGGTTTTTACCTCTTGAAGAAGTGTATACCCCTGAGGTGAGAACGATCGAGGAAGTTTCTGCTTTTCTCGATGTTGTTCCGCGGGAAATTGTAAAGACATTGATATTTCTGGTTGATGGATCGCCGATTGCCGTTCTTATAAAGGGAGATGAGGATGTAAACGAGGCAAAGCTTAGAAATTATCTAAAGTGTGATTCTCTTGAACTGGCGACTGACGATATTATTAAAGAAGTTACCGGTTCTCCCAGGGGGTTTGCCGGACCTATCAACATAAAATCGAAGATTATCGCCGACTATTCTTTTATAAATATGACTAATTGTGTCGTTGGAGCAAATAGAGAGAATTATCATGTAAAGAATGCCAATATCGGCAGGGATTTTGAGGTGAAGGAATTTGCCGATTTGAGGCTTGTCAAGGAGACGGACAGATGCCCCCGCTGTGAGAGTCCTCTCAAGTTTGTGAGGGGTATCGAGGTGGGTCATGTCTTCAAATTGGGGACAAAATACAGCGAAGCAATGAGGGCTACCTACCTCGATAAAGATGGTAAAGAGAAGTATATGATTATGGGGTGTTATGGAATAGGTATTGGGAGGACGGCTGCGGCAAGCATCGAGCAGAATTACGATGATAACGGAATTATATGGCCTGTTTCGATAGCTCCCTTTCAAGTTATTATAACGCCCGTAAATGTGAAAAATAATGACCTTTTAAAGACAGCCGAGAAACTATATGAAAATCTCATGGGGAAGGGAATTGAAGCTATTCTCGATGATAGAGACGAAAGACCGGGAGTGAAATTCAACGACGCCGATCTGATAGGGATTCCACTCAGAATTACCATCGGTCCAAAGAAGCTTGCAGAGGGCAGGGTAGAGGTTAAGATCAGAAAGACCGGTGAGGTTAAAATATTTTTACTGGATGAAGTAGAAGAGTTTGTCGTAAATTGGGTGCAGGAAGAAATTGGAAAACAGGAGTCAGGAGTCGGGAGCCAGGAGTCAGAATAAAAATGATGGTACGTATAACCGACATCACAGATAAGGCTCAGAAATATCTCTTTCCGGCTGATCTGGAGATGATAGAGAAGGCGTATATTTTTTGCGCTTCTGTCCACAAGGGACAGGTTCGCCTGTCCGGAGAACCTTATCTCAGACATCCTCTGGAAGTGGCAGGAATCCTGGTCGATCTGAACCTGGATTCATCAGCCATAGTGACCGGTTTGCTCCATGACACGGTGGAGGATACCCTGGTGACCCTTAAGCAAGTAGAGGAGGCATTTGGAAAGGAAGTTGCCTTCCTCGTCGACGGCCTGACCAAGATAAGCAAAATAACTTTTGGAAGCAGAGAGGAACAGCAGGCAGAAAATTTCAGGAAGATGATTCTGGCGATGTCTTCCGATATCAGGGTACTTCTTATTAAATTGGCAGACAGGATTCACAATATGAGGACCCTCGAGTTTCAGACTCCGGAAAAGCAGCAGTTTATCGCCAGAGAGACTCTCGAGTTATATGCGCCGCTGGCTAATCGCCTTGGTATTAACTGGATGAAAACGGAGATGGAGGATCTTTCATTCAGATACCTCTATCCCGAAGAGTACCACGATCTGGCAAAGCTGGTCGTAAAAGGAAGAGACAAGAGGAAAAAGTATGCTGAAGAGGTAAAAACCATAATACAAAAGGAGATGGCGAGTTTCGGGCTGAAATGTAAGGTCGAGGGCAGAGCAAAGCATTTTTACGGTATATTCAAAAAGATGGAGGAGCAGTATATAAGTTTTGATGAGGTCTATGATCTTACGGCCTTCAGGACAATACTTGATTCCAATAGGGAAAAGGAATGTTATGAGGTGCTGAGCGTTGTTCATTCCCTCTGGAAACCGGTCCCCGGGCGCTTTAAGGATTATATCGCTATGCCCAAGGCGAATAATTATCAATCTCTCCACACAACAGTTATAGGTCCGTACGGCGAAAGGGTGGAGGTCCAGATCAGGACTATGGCGATGCACGAGTGGGCTGAAAAGGGCATAGCGGCTCACTGGAGATATAAGGAGGGGGTATTACCTAAAGAGGGTGAGGGAGATCAGATCGGGAAGATACGAGAACTACTTGAGGTTCAGCAGGAGCTCAAGGATCCCCGGGAGTTTATGGCGAATCTGAAACTTGCCCTTTTCCCGGATGAGGTTTATGTTTTTACTCCTCGTGGTGATGTAAAGTCTTTTCCCAAAGGAGCCACTCCTATAGATTTTGCTTACAGCATTCATACAGATGTTGGCAATCAGTGTACGGGAGCCAAGGTCAACAGAAGCATTGTCCCCCTGAGATATAAACTTCAAAATGGCGATACCGTAGAGATTATAACCCAGCAGGGACATCATCCAAGTAAGGATTGGCTGAAATATGTTGCTACATCAAGAGCAATATCGAAGATAAAGGACTGGATAAAGATCGAAGAGCGCAAAAGGAGCATCGAGATCGGTAAAAATGTCCTTGAAAAAGAGCTTAAAAAACATAAGCTTAAGTTAAGCCAGGTTCTCAAATCTGATGAAATTAAGAAAATTTATAAGGAATATTCGATAAGTACAGTTGATGATCTGATGGCGAGCGTAGGTTACGGGAAAATGTCTGCCAAGTATATATCTCACCGTTTCTTGCCTGAGGAAGAAAGAAAAACTGTTGATGTCGACCTGGAAAAGGTAAGGAAAAAACCGAAACAGCCCTCTGCTGCAGGAGTTTCAATTACCGGGATCGATGATGTAATGGTGAGGTTTGCCAGGTGCTGTGATCCCTTGCCCGGTGATAATATTGTAGGTTACATTTCCAGGGGAAGGGGAATTTCCGTTCACATAGCAAATTGTCCCATGGTGCAGGAGATAGATTCTGAGAGATTGATTGATGTTCAATGGAGCATCAAGGAGAAACATGCATACCCGGTTCATATTAGAGTCAACTGCGGTGACAAAAAGGGACTCCTGGCCGAAATCAGTTCCGTTATATCATCTAAAGATGTTAATATAAATA of the Syntrophales bacterium genome contains:
- the ispG gene encoding flavodoxin-dependent (E)-4-hydroxy-3-methylbut-2-enyl-diphosphate synthase, which codes for MIKRKKTRPIYVGDVQVGGDAPIVVQSMTCTDTRDVKATVDQIRRLEDAGCEIIRVAVPDREAAEALADIRKAMSVPLIADIHFNHLLALEAIKNGVDGIRINPGNISKDKIKEVISEAGKRDIVIRIGINAGSLEKEVLSKYGGPTSEALVESALNNIALFEEIGFTSIKVSLKSSDVPTMVESYRLISEKTDYPLHLGVTEAGSIVNSSVKSSIGIGLLLYEGIGDTIRVSITGDPVAEVDVAYKILRALNIRRVGPDIISCPTCGRCEIDLFRLVEEVEEKLAGMKEYLKIAIMGCVVNGPGEAAEADIGIAGGRGFGMLFKKGEAVRKIREEEFVDVLLDEIKSEVLKRG
- a CDS encoding carbonic anhydrase, which encodes MPIDKVLSGYHRFKEKFAAEQDVFVRLAEEGQNPKVLWIGCSDSRIIPEQITGAEAGELFVMRNIANVVPPFGTTGDAVGAVIEYAVLHLGVPHIVICGHTECGGIKALDEDIDMAREPHIARWLELARPARARLETSEIPEEERHLEMIKANVLLQIENLQTYSCVREAASNGKLIIHGWLYDLHAGNLIAYDYHSEEWKPLT
- a CDS encoding bifunctional (p)ppGpp synthetase/guanosine-3',5'-bis(diphosphate) 3'-pyrophosphohydrolase, which encodes MMVRITDITDKAQKYLFPADLEMIEKAYIFCASVHKGQVRLSGEPYLRHPLEVAGILVDLNLDSSAIVTGLLHDTVEDTLVTLKQVEEAFGKEVAFLVDGLTKISKITFGSREEQQAENFRKMILAMSSDIRVLLIKLADRIHNMRTLEFQTPEKQQFIARETLELYAPLANRLGINWMKTEMEDLSFRYLYPEEYHDLAKLVVKGRDKRKKYAEEVKTIIQKEMASFGLKCKVEGRAKHFYGIFKKMEEQYISFDEVYDLTAFRTILDSNREKECYEVLSVVHSLWKPVPGRFKDYIAMPKANNYQSLHTTVIGPYGERVEVQIRTMAMHEWAEKGIAAHWRYKEGVLPKEGEGDQIGKIRELLEVQQELKDPREFMANLKLALFPDEVYVFTPRGDVKSFPKGATPIDFAYSIHTDVGNQCTGAKVNRSIVPLRYKLQNGDTVEIITQQGHHPSKDWLKYVATSRAISKIKDWIKIEERKRSIEIGKNVLEKELKKHKLKLSQVLKSDEIKKIYKEYSISTVDDLMASVGYGKMSAKYISHRFLPEEERKTVDVDLEKVRKKPKQPSAAGVSITGIDDVMVRFARCCDPLPGDNIVGYISRGRGISVHIANCPMVQEIDSERLIDVQWSIKEKHAYPVHIRVNCGDKKGLLAEISSVISSKDVNINNAQIDTTPEKTATCDFEIEVNDLKHFKELVSELKKLKSVLSVERVGGTFIKPEKKRIH
- a CDS encoding cupin domain-containing protein, whose product is MEFLFFCLSAAPSFTADEKLFLEDVMKVMPYTEVESTYFDNDKMKGVTARVAIGKNDGAKNFCMRVFEISPGGHTPAHSHEWEHEMFVHSGEGEILTNDQWKKVQRGTVIFMPEGEEHQIRNSGKDLLIVVCLIPSGVPEL
- a CDS encoding proline--tRNA ligase codes for the protein MTFYETIYFSVEGEAMRYSEMFLPTEREIPSDAEVVSHRLMLRSGMIRKLTSGIYSYLPLGYRVIRKVEQIVREEMNRFGAQEVFLPAVQPAELWQESGRWQQYGKELLRFKDRNDREFCIGPTHEEVITDLVRNELKTYRQLPKNLYQIQTKFRDEIRPRFGVMRCREFSMKDAYSFDADEEGAEISYNKMFEAYSRIFSRCGLEFRAVEADTGNIGGSFSHEFMVLADSGEDGLVFCSFCTYAANMEKAEVAMPEKAAVEKSGFLPLEEVYTPEVRTIEEVSAFLDVVPREIVKTLIFLVDGSPIAVLIKGDEDVNEAKLRNYLKCDSLELATDDIIKEVTGSPRGFAGPINIKSKIIADYSFINMTNCVVGANRENYHVKNANIGRDFEVKEFADLRLVKETDRCPRCESPLKFVRGIEVGHVFKLGTKYSEAMRATYLDKDGKEKYMIMGCYGIGIGRTAAASIEQNYDDNGIIWPVSIAPFQVIITPVNVKNNDLLKTAEKLYENLMGKGIEAILDDRDERPGVKFNDADLIGIPLRITIGPKKLAEGRVEVKIRKTGEVKIFLLDEVEEFVVNWVQEEIGKQESGVGSQESE
- a CDS encoding peptidylprolyl isomerase, with protein sequence METSKGIIELELYPEHAPKTVNNFVFLSREGFYNGVSFHRVISNFVIQGGDPTGTGRGGPGYQFGDEVKGNPLIHERGVISMANSGPNTNGSQFFITHSPQPHLNGGHTVFGKVIQGLEAVDTIQEGDKMEKVIISEE
- a CDS encoding SDR family oxidoreductase, yielding MGQLDNKTAVITGGGTGIGRAIAKRFHDEGAFVAIAGRRNDKLVESSKAISPHGERILSVPADMTVEEDIKRLLSVAAEKTGRIDILVNNAGVMRFGKLGETPMSDWDLMMKTNTWGPWRLIVHVLPYMKKAGGGSIINISSIAGIKAFPAAGIYCASKAALQVISQTAAMENALDNIRVNCILPALVEDTELAAPAVGNENVQEFWDTFRSLHPMGRNGKPDDIADAALFFASEQSSWITGTLLNVDGGRHMATNRPTV